From a single Nothobranchius furzeri strain GRZ-AD chromosome 7, NfurGRZ-RIMD1, whole genome shotgun sequence genomic region:
- the LOC139070563 gene encoding micronuclear linker histone polyprotein-like — MRCFTKTELPGASQKQNQEVLHKDKITRCFTKTQSRGASQKQNNQVRHKNKITRCFKKTKSRGASQKKITRGFTKTKSRGASQKQNHEVRHKNKITRCFKKTKSRGASQKKITRGFTKTKSRGASQKQNHEVLHKNKITRCFTKTKSRGASQKQNHEVLRKNKITRCYTKTKSRGASQNHEVLHKNKITRCFTKTKSRGASQKQNHQVLHKNKITWCFTKTKSRGSSQKQNHEVLHKNKITRCLTKTKSRGASKKTKSVVLYKNKITRCFTKIKSRGASQKQNHEVLHKHKITRCFTKTESRGASQKQNHQVLHKNKNTRCFTITKSRGA, encoded by the exons atgaggtgcttcacgaaaacagaattaccaggtgcttcacaaaaacagaatcaagaggtgcttcacaaagacaaaataacgaggtgcttcacaaagacacaatcacgaggtgcttcacaaaaacaaaataaccag gtgcgtcacaaaaacaaaatcacgaggtgcttcaaaaaaacaaaatcacgaggagcttcacaaaaaaaaatcacgaggggcttcacaaaaacaaaatcacgaggtgcttcacaaaaacagaatcacgag gtgcgtcacaaaaacaaaatcacgaggtgcttcaaaaaaacaaaatcacgaggagcttcacaaaaaaaaatcacgaggggcttcacaaaaacaaaatcacgaggtgcttcacaaaaacagaatcacgaggtgcttcacaaaaacaaaatcacgag gtgcttcacaaaaacaaaatcacgaggtgcttcacaaaaacaaaatcacgaggtgcttcgaaaaaacaaaatcacgaggtgctacacaaaaacaaaatcacgaggtgcttcacaaaatcacgaggtgcttcacaaaaacaaaatcacgag gtgcttcacaaaaacaaaatcacgaggagcttcacaaaaacaaaatcaccaggtgcttcacaaaaacaaaatcacatggtgcttcacaaaaactaaatcacgag gttcttcacaaaaacaaaatcacgaggtgcttcacaaaaacaaaatcacgag gtgcttaacaaaaacaaaatcacgaggtgcttcaaaaaaaacaaaatcagtggtgctttacaaaaacaaaatcacgag gtgcttcacaaaaataaaatcacgaggtgcttcacaaaaacagaatcacgaggtgcttcacaaacacaaaatcacaaggtgcttcacaaaaacagaatcacgaggtgcttcacaaaaacaaaatcaccag gtgcttcacaaaaacaaaaacacgaggtgcttcacaataacaaaatcacgaggtgcttaa